One genomic segment of Desulforamulus reducens MI-1 includes these proteins:
- the secA gene encoding preprotein translocase subunit SecA: MLNFFKNLFDDNAREVKKLQRVVEEINGLEEKIAKLTDEELQGKTAEFKQLLENGKTLNDILPEAFAVCREASKRVLGMRHYDVQLIGGMVLHQGRIAEMRTGEGKTLVATLPVYLNALSGKGVHVITVNDYLATRDSEWMGKLYRFLGLSVGLIVHGIKPEDRRLAYNADITYGTNNEFGFDYLRDNMSLHPEQLVQRELNYSIVDEVDSILIDEARTPLIISGVADKPTHLYYTMAKIVPKLVREVDYTVDEKAHNVLLTEEGVSKAEKLLGIENLYDEANMEINHHLNQSLKAHGLMHRDRDYVVRDGEVVIVDEFTGRLMFGRRYSDGLHQAIEAKEGVKIEKESQTLATITFQNYFRMYNKIAGMTGTALTEEEEFRKIYGLDVVVIPTNKPTIRKDLADLVYKTEMAKFRAVVEDVVQRHETGQPVLVGTISIAKSELLSSLLKRRGVPHQVLNAKHHDKEAEIIAQAGRFKAVTIATNMAGRGTDILLGGNPEVFARAEMRKKGITEENAPAEYQQIVEKYMALCNEERAKVMEKGGLHIIGTERHESRRIDNQLRGRAGRQGDPGSSQFYIALEDDLMRLFGSDNIAGLMDRLGMEEDVPIENALITKSIETAQKRVESRNFSIRKHVLDYDDVMNQQREVIYAQRRKVLTGHNLAENIKDTITAVVERSVDMYCPEGVHEEEWDLAGLLEYAEGLYMPNHNIEPAELEEMGRQGLKDELLERTMSLYQKREEELGAETLREIERIVLLRLVDEKWMDHLDAMDQLREGIGLRAYGSKDPVIEYKFEAYEMFNNMIANIQDDVVRYIFRVNVAAPQERTQRQVVENRYAEEEGKQPIRKENQIGRNDDCPCGSGKKYKKCCGKNA, translated from the coding sequence GTGCTAAATTTTTTCAAAAATCTGTTCGACGATAATGCTCGGGAAGTCAAGAAACTCCAACGCGTGGTTGAAGAAATCAATGGGTTGGAAGAAAAAATAGCCAAACTGACTGATGAAGAACTACAAGGTAAAACAGCCGAATTCAAACAACTATTAGAAAATGGTAAAACCTTGAATGATATTTTACCCGAGGCCTTTGCCGTTTGCCGCGAAGCCTCTAAACGTGTTTTGGGTATGCGCCACTACGATGTTCAATTAATTGGTGGTATGGTTTTACACCAGGGCCGCATTGCGGAGATGAGAACTGGTGAAGGTAAAACCCTGGTGGCCACCCTGCCGGTTTATTTGAATGCACTGAGTGGTAAAGGTGTCCACGTCATCACCGTAAACGACTATCTGGCCACCCGTGATAGTGAATGGATGGGTAAACTATACCGTTTCCTTGGACTGTCAGTGGGGTTAATTGTGCACGGTATAAAGCCGGAAGATCGTCGCCTGGCCTATAATGCAGATATTACCTACGGAACCAACAATGAATTTGGCTTTGATTACCTGAGGGATAACATGTCACTGCACCCGGAGCAATTGGTGCAGCGGGAACTAAACTACTCCATCGTGGATGAAGTGGATAGTATTTTAATTGATGAGGCCCGAACCCCTTTAATTATTTCAGGGGTAGCCGACAAGCCCACCCATCTTTACTATACCATGGCAAAGATTGTACCCAAGTTAGTCAGAGAAGTGGATTACACCGTTGATGAAAAGGCCCATAATGTTTTGCTGACAGAAGAAGGGGTTAGTAAAGCGGAAAAATTGCTGGGTATTGAAAACCTATATGATGAAGCAAATATGGAAATTAACCATCACCTCAACCAGTCCCTGAAGGCCCATGGTCTTATGCACAGAGATAGAGACTATGTGGTAAGAGATGGTGAGGTGGTCATCGTTGATGAATTTACTGGCCGTCTTATGTTTGGCCGCCGCTACAGCGACGGTTTACACCAGGCCATTGAGGCCAAGGAAGGTGTGAAAATAGAAAAAGAGTCCCAGACCCTGGCCACCATCACCTTCCAGAACTATTTCCGTATGTACAATAAGATTGCCGGTATGACCGGTACAGCCCTGACCGAAGAGGAAGAATTCCGTAAAATCTATGGTTTAGATGTGGTGGTTATTCCCACCAACAAACCAACTATTAGGAAAGACTTAGCAGATTTGGTTTACAAAACCGAGATGGCTAAATTCCGGGCGGTGGTGGAAGATGTTGTACAACGCCATGAAACTGGTCAACCGGTTCTGGTGGGAACCATCTCCATTGCTAAATCTGAACTGTTAAGCAGCCTGCTTAAGAGAAGGGGCGTACCCCATCAGGTATTAAACGCCAAGCACCATGATAAGGAAGCGGAGATTATTGCCCAGGCCGGTCGGTTTAAGGCAGTAACCATTGCCACCAACATGGCTGGCCGTGGTACCGATATTTTGCTAGGCGGTAACCCGGAAGTATTTGCCCGGGCAGAAATGCGCAAAAAGGGTATCACTGAGGAAAATGCCCCCGCAGAGTATCAACAGATTGTGGAAAAATATATGGCTCTGTGTAACGAAGAGCGAGCCAAGGTGATGGAAAAAGGTGGCTTGCATATCATCGGTACCGAGCGCCACGAAAGCCGCCGTATTGATAACCAGCTGCGGGGTCGTGCAGGCCGTCAGGGGGACCCTGGTTCCAGTCAGTTCTATATCGCTTTAGAAGACGACCTGATGCGCCTCTTTGGTTCGGATAACATTGCGGGATTAATGGACCGCCTGGGCATGGAAGAAGATGTGCCCATTGAAAATGCTTTAATCACAAAATCCATTGAGACGGCCCAGAAACGAGTAGAAAGCCGCAACTTCAGTATTCGTAAGCACGTCTTGGATTATGACGATGTGATGAACCAGCAGCGGGAAGTTATTTATGCCCAAAGACGCAAAGTATTAACCGGACATAATTTAGCCGAAAATATTAAGGATACCATTACTGCTGTGGTGGAACGTTCCGTTGATATGTACTGCCCCGAAGGTGTCCATGAAGAAGAATGGGATCTGGCAGGGCTACTGGAATACGCCGAGGGTCTATATATGCCAAACCACAATATAGAGCCGGCGGAGCTGGAAGAAATGGGACGGCAGGGACTCAAGGACGAACTCCTGGAAAGAACAATGTCACTTTACCAAAAGAGAGAAGAAGAACTGGGTGCCGAAACCCTGCGTGAAATTGAGCGTATTGTACTCTTGCGTTTGGTGGATGAAAAATGGATGGATCACCTGGATGCCATGGACCAACTTCGGGAAGGCATTGGTCTAAGGGCCTATGGCAGCAAAGATCCTGTGATTGAATATAAATTTGAAGCCTATGAAATGTTCAATAATATGATCGCCAATATTCAGGATGATGTTGTACGGTACATCTTCCGAGTGAATGTTGCTGCTCCCCAGGAAAGAACCCAGCGGCAGGTTGTGGAAAACCGCTATGCTGAAGAAGAGGGCAAGCAACCCATTCGCAAGGAAAACCAAATTGGCAGAAATGACGATTGTCCCTGTGGCAGTGGCAAGAAATATAAAAAATGCTGCGGCAAAAATGCCTAG
- the hpf gene encoding ribosome hibernation-promoting factor, HPF/YfiA family, whose product MKVQVRGKNIQVTPALRDYVEKRLGKLDRFLENMGEAIATLVVEGETHKIEVTIPINGMILRGEEATEEMYSAVDNVVEKMERQIERYKGKINRRDNRGIADLGVVVEDMEDETPQVIKTKRFAIKPMALDEAIMQMNLLGHDFFVFSNAETEQTNVIYKRKDGNYGLIEPEF is encoded by the coding sequence GTGAAAGTGCAAGTTCGCGGTAAGAACATTCAAGTGACTCCCGCCTTAAGGGACTATGTAGAAAAACGTCTGGGTAAGTTAGATCGATTTTTAGAAAATATGGGTGAAGCCATCGCAACACTTGTGGTCGAAGGCGAAACACATAAGATTGAGGTTACCATCCCAATCAATGGCATGATTCTACGGGGCGAGGAAGCCACCGAAGAAATGTACTCTGCGGTAGATAATGTTGTAGAAAAAATGGAACGCCAGATTGAACGCTATAAAGGCAAGATTAACCGACGTGACAATCGAGGTATTGCTGACTTGGGAGTTGTGGTAGAGGATATGGAAGATGAAACCCCACAAGTCATCAAAACCAAGCGTTTTGCCATTAAGCCCATGGCACTGGATGAAGCCATTATGCAGATGAACCTGCTGGGCCATGACTTCTTTGTCTTCTCCAACGCTGAAACAGAACAAACCAACGTCATTTACAAAAGAAAAGACGGTAATTACGGCTTAATAGAGCCGGAATTTTAA
- a CDS encoding cold shock domain-containing protein, with the protein MLGKVKWFNAEKGYGFIEREEGGDVFVHFSAIQEEGFKSLAEGQEVEFDIVEGARGPQAANVTKR; encoded by the coding sequence ATGCTCGGCAAAGTAAAATGGTTCAATGCGGAAAAAGGCTATGGCTTCATTGAGAGAGAAGAAGGTGGCGACGTATTCGTTCACTTTTCCGCAATCCAAGAAGAAGGTTTCAAAAGCTTAGCTGAAGGTCAAGAGGTTGAATTCGACATCGTTGAAGGTGCCCGTGGTCCCCAGGCTGCTAACGTTACGAAGCGTTAA
- a CDS encoding ComF family protein, which yields MHFLLEALLNLLFPLPPGCQLCGRTGDWDICPTCSHWLVQWEGKPKCQICGRSLAYPGVLCQECQHRQPPFVQARAVGPYEGGLRDAIHLLKYKGRKTLVPLLGKLMLELLQRQPELLRAELVVPIPMSPGRRRQRGFNQAELLAREVARGLQLPLMSNVLTKPKETPPQTGLDKNQRRENLRGAFDVNTPEAIKGKAILIVDDVFTTGSTMAEVAETLHKKGAGKLYVITLANAGK from the coding sequence ATGCATTTTTTGTTGGAGGCACTGCTCAATTTACTCTTCCCCCTTCCACCGGGTTGTCAACTTTGCGGCCGTACAGGGGACTGGGATATTTGCCCCACCTGTTCCCATTGGCTGGTCCAATGGGAAGGTAAACCTAAATGCCAAATTTGTGGTAGATCCTTGGCTTACCCGGGGGTTCTCTGTCAAGAATGTCAGCACAGACAGCCCCCCTTCGTCCAGGCACGGGCAGTGGGACCCTACGAAGGGGGCCTGCGGGACGCCATTCACCTGCTCAAATACAAGGGCAGAAAAACCTTGGTGCCGCTTCTGGGTAAACTGATGTTGGAGCTGTTGCAGAGGCAGCCGGAGCTGTTACGGGCCGAGCTTGTGGTGCCGATTCCCATGTCGCCAGGCAGAAGGCGCCAGCGGGGTTTTAATCAAGCAGAACTGCTGGCCCGGGAAGTGGCCCGGGGCTTGCAACTGCCTTTAATGAGCAACGTATTAACCAAACCTAAGGAAACCCCGCCCCAAACGGGTCTCGATAAAAACCAACGCAGAGAAAATTTAAGAGGTGCTTTTGATGTGAATACACCGGAGGCCATAAAGGGCAAAGCTATCTTGATCGTCGATGATGTCTTTACCACGGGTTCCACCATGGCCGAGGTGGCAGAAACCTTGCACAAAAAGGGTGCCGGAAAGCTTTATGTTATTACCCTGGCCAATGCTGGCAAATAA
- a CDS encoding DUF2922 domain-containing protein produces the protein MSKTLELTFVNATGGKVTLRVVDPKENLTEAEVKTVMDQVVAKDVFTSSGGSLVGVASARIVSRDVAEIDLI, from the coding sequence ATGAGTAAAACACTGGAATTAACCTTTGTCAATGCCACCGGCGGCAAGGTAACCCTCAGGGTTGTTGACCCCAAGGAAAACCTAACCGAGGCTGAGGTTAAGACGGTTATGGACCAAGTAGTGGCTAAGGATGTTTTCACCAGCTCGGGGGGCAGCCTAGTTGGCGTAGCCAGTGCCAGAATAGTTAGCCGTGACGTGGCTGAAATAGATCTGATTTAA
- a CDS encoding DUF1659 domain-containing protein codes for MAVVKEPYSCSMKLRYQKGVNNNGDPVYVNKTFSKVKVTATDQDIHDVAAALNSLQNSPMLAVYRVDDAQLINQ; via the coding sequence ATGGCAGTGGTAAAGGAACCCTATTCTTGCAGCATGAAGCTGCGCTATCAAAAGGGCGTTAATAACAATGGTGACCCTGTTTATGTTAACAAGACCTTCTCAAAGGTGAAAGTCACCGCCACCGATCAAGACATCCACGATGTGGCTGCTGCTCTGAATAGCCTGCAGAATAGCCCCATGTTAGCGGTCTACCGGGTGGACGATGCCCAACTAATTAACCAATAA
- a CDS encoding sensor domain-containing diguanylate cyclase gives MVIISRQGSLGLLYTWTIIILGGGWLWIVFPQLNFDQIDTLAILIVLGILAEWVAVPFSQGYLSGGFVIVLAAQLIGGGVATVWVTGLISVIGLGIANRGNPLRTTLFNGAQHVLAAAVADIAFSLTNGEVLPIFLYTLVYFGVNHLLVYLYLLPGCRDHPGLFGWDALRWDSYTYLLTAPYGALMAKLYLTSGTKWALLFFLPVLAAQILLKKYVQLEESNRELTALFQVAKGLRGRYQQEEFFDQILQEARRMADYHTALILIWSQERQLFLPGAAQGAALEETRNLVLTPGEGLVGQAVQSKESLLVDDIREIPAVDAGPFGKFRSLLITPLLSQGEVTGVLILGEMRPYAYEEKHLQMLDIIGGQAGIVLAHGMLLDKIKYLSVTDRLTNFLHHRQFYQLVVKEMVKANAEGTLGALLLVDIDNLRRFQAHYGHAAGDGVIQMVASVLRDVTPPSDILCRYGGGELAVLAMGLATPEALQLAEKIRIEVRDRRLMPEGARAQVMVTVSIGVAVFPQDASDPDKLFQGAEKAVARAKELGRDRSIAYSQLIKQMKFKITSAKNNVVQ, from the coding sequence GTGGTTATTATTTCAAGACAAGGAAGTCTTGGTTTACTATATACATGGACAATCATTATCCTGGGCGGCGGCTGGCTGTGGATAGTTTTTCCACAGCTTAACTTTGACCAGATTGATACCCTGGCTATTCTTATCGTTCTGGGAATATTAGCTGAATGGGTGGCGGTGCCCTTTTCCCAGGGCTATCTTTCCGGAGGATTTGTTATTGTCCTTGCTGCTCAATTAATTGGCGGGGGAGTAGCCACGGTCTGGGTTACGGGGCTTATTTCAGTCATTGGCCTGGGCATTGCCAATCGAGGCAATCCCCTAAGAACAACCTTGTTTAACGGTGCCCAACATGTTTTGGCAGCGGCCGTTGCGGACATTGCCTTTAGTCTGACAAACGGTGAGGTTTTGCCCATATTTCTCTACACACTGGTATATTTCGGGGTCAACCATTTACTGGTCTACCTTTATCTGTTGCCCGGTTGCCGGGATCACCCGGGACTCTTTGGTTGGGATGCCCTGCGCTGGGACAGTTATACCTACCTCTTAACGGCTCCCTACGGTGCCTTAATGGCTAAGCTATATTTAACCAGCGGCACCAAATGGGCCCTGTTATTCTTTCTGCCGGTACTGGCGGCTCAGATCCTACTGAAAAAATATGTACAGTTGGAGGAATCCAACCGGGAATTGACCGCCCTTTTTCAAGTGGCCAAGGGACTGCGGGGCAGATATCAACAGGAGGAGTTCTTTGATCAAATACTGCAAGAAGCTCGACGTATGGCTGACTATCATACAGCACTTATTCTAATCTGGTCCCAGGAACGTCAGTTGTTTTTGCCCGGAGCAGCCCAGGGAGCAGCTCTGGAAGAAACACGCAATCTTGTGCTAACACCGGGTGAAGGATTAGTGGGACAGGCTGTACAAAGTAAAGAATCCCTCCTGGTGGATGATATAAGGGAAATCCCTGCCGTAGATGCAGGACCCTTTGGAAAATTTCGCTCCTTGTTAATCACACCCCTATTGTCCCAGGGGGAAGTGACCGGAGTTTTGATTTTAGGAGAAATGCGGCCCTATGCCTACGAAGAGAAACACTTGCAAATGTTAGACATCATTGGTGGGCAAGCCGGTATCGTACTAGCCCATGGCATGTTGTTGGATAAAATAAAGTATCTGTCCGTCACAGATCGCCTCACTAATTTTCTGCACCACCGACAGTTTTACCAACTGGTGGTCAAGGAAATGGTAAAAGCCAATGCCGAAGGGACGCTGGGAGCGCTCCTGCTGGTGGATATTGATAACCTGCGCCGCTTTCAGGCACATTACGGTCATGCCGCAGGGGATGGGGTTATTCAAATGGTGGCCTCAGTTTTGCGGGATGTCACCCCGCCCTCTGATATTCTATGCCGTTACGGGGGCGGCGAATTGGCCGTGTTAGCCATGGGTTTGGCTACCCCCGAGGCGTTGCAACTGGCAGAAAAAATAAGAATCGAAGTCAGGGACCGCCGGTTGATGCCAGAAGGTGCCAGGGCCCAGGTTATGGTTACGGTATCCATTGGTGTGGCGGTCTTTCCCCAGGACGCCTCGGATCCGGATAAACTTTTTCAAGGGGCGGAAAAGGCTGTAGCCAGGGCCAAGGAGTTGGGGCGAGATCGCTCCATTGCCTACAGCCAGCTTATCAAGCAAATGAAATTCAAAATTACCAGTGCTAAAAACAACGTAGTTCAATGA
- a CDS encoding glycosyltransferase family 2 protein → MWSVMGYMVILVLACYGVYYLVQDLLRFFIYEPGPPVSLLVVLQDRAPDVEYLIRKMDNWRKQQWVELELVVVDDGSKDDTTEILGKLQQKYSFRLITLEKEQPAGEARGEQALQTGLLYCHNALVWLVDLRKLPQGLQADKVFRVFLCQGWR, encoded by the coding sequence ATGTGGTCAGTGATGGGTTACATGGTTATTTTAGTACTGGCCTGCTACGGGGTTTACTACCTGGTTCAGGACCTGTTACGGTTCTTCATTTATGAACCAGGTCCGCCGGTGAGTTTACTGGTGGTTCTCCAAGATCGGGCTCCGGATGTGGAGTATCTGATTCGAAAAATGGATAACTGGCGGAAACAGCAATGGGTAGAATTGGAGCTTGTGGTAGTGGATGATGGATCCAAAGATGATACCACAGAGATCCTAGGCAAGCTGCAACAAAAATACTCCTTTCGATTAATCACCCTGGAAAAAGAACAGCCTGCAGGGGAAGCAAGGGGCGAGCAGGCCTTGCAAACGGGTTTGCTGTATTGCCACAATGCTCTGGTATGGTTAGTTGATTTAAGAAAGCTTCCCCAGGGTCTGCAGGCTGACAAGGTTTTTCGTGTATTTTTATGCCAGGGCTGGAGGTAA
- a CDS encoding DUF3307 domain-containing protein, whose product MNLFEWLLMGHLVGDYLLQTRWMAENKGSQTLALVLHSLVYTGAVFVFSLPVGGIKLSGVAVIFISHLILDKRTLTNWWITNINKSPDILWLRIMNDQTFHLLVLVAVAWVTPQ is encoded by the coding sequence ATGAATTTATTTGAGTGGTTGCTGATGGGGCATTTGGTAGGAGACTATTTACTGCAAACCCGTTGGATGGCTGAAAATAAAGGTAGTCAGACCCTGGCGTTGGTGTTGCATAGCCTTGTATACACCGGGGCAGTCTTCGTATTTTCCCTGCCCGTCGGAGGTATAAAACTCAGCGGTGTTGCCGTAATTTTTATCTCCCATCTTATTTTGGATAAAAGGACCCTTACCAACTGGTGGATTACAAATATCAACAAATCTCCGGATATCCTTTGGTTAAGAATCATGAATGACCAAACCTTTCATTTACTCGTGTTAGTTGCTGTTGCGTGGGTTACACCCCAGTAA
- a CDS encoding GAF and HD-GYP domain-containing protein, with translation MSDKVKKKRWYHLEALWEITRILHTSLDLEEVLDMALTEAMKAVHAEAGTLWLNDNQTNEFIQPVLARGPKADGLKGLKLKIGEGMAGWVTANGQSQMVSDVLKDSRWSQRFDQSTGFITRSLLCVPLITQTSCIGCLQLVNKLDGQLFDEDDLSLCEALAGVIGMAVENSRLYTDLKTMFKSFLVALASAIDARDPYTRGHSERVSQYSLMMGKALGLPEQDLELLERAAFLHDIGKIGIRDHILLKESPLDNEEFIIMKTHTTIGQNILQQIEPNYLVQEISQGAACHHERYDGKGYPQGLQREEIPLAARIMAIADTFDAMVTDRPYRKGLPVKLALQEIKRCAGSQFDPQLAEIFLTEMKKE, from the coding sequence ATGAGTGATAAGGTAAAAAAGAAAAGATGGTATCATTTAGAAGCCCTCTGGGAAATTACAAGAATCCTTCATACATCTCTTGATCTGGAAGAAGTACTGGACATGGCCCTTACTGAAGCGATGAAAGCAGTCCATGCAGAGGCAGGTACCCTCTGGTTAAACGATAACCAGACCAATGAATTTATCCAACCGGTTTTAGCAAGGGGTCCCAAGGCAGATGGGCTGAAAGGCTTAAAACTAAAGATAGGCGAAGGGATGGCCGGCTGGGTAACCGCCAATGGTCAGTCCCAAATGGTCAGTGATGTTCTTAAAGATTCCCGCTGGTCCCAACGATTTGACCAGTCCACCGGTTTTATTACCCGCTCTTTGCTTTGTGTACCACTAATAACCCAAACTTCCTGTATTGGGTGTCTGCAACTGGTTAATAAGCTCGATGGTCAACTATTCGATGAGGATGATTTAAGCTTATGCGAAGCCCTGGCTGGAGTTATTGGTATGGCTGTGGAAAACAGTCGTCTTTATACAGACTTAAAGACCATGTTTAAGAGTTTTCTGGTGGCCTTAGCCTCGGCCATTGATGCCCGGGACCCCTATACTCGAGGTCATTCAGAGCGAGTTAGCCAGTATAGCCTGATGATGGGAAAAGCCCTGGGACTTCCTGAACAGGATTTAGAATTATTAGAAAGAGCTGCTTTTCTGCATGATATTGGGAAGATTGGTATTAGAGACCATATACTGCTAAAAGAATCGCCACTGGATAATGAGGAATTTATAATTATGAAGACCCATACCACCATTGGGCAAAATATTCTACAACAGATTGAGCCTAACTATTTGGTTCAGGAGATATCCCAGGGAGCCGCCTGTCATCACGAACGATATGACGGCAAGGGATACCCTCAGGGATTGCAAAGAGAAGAAATCCCCCTTGCTGCACGTATTATGGCCATTGCTGATACCTTTGACGCCATGGTAACAGACAGACCATATCGCAAGGGGTTACCGGTGAAATTAGCGTTACAGGAAATAAAACGCTGTGCCGGCAGCCAGTTTGATCCCCAACTGGCAGAAATATTTTTAACAGAAATGAAAAAGGAGTAA
- a CDS encoding CHASE2 domain-containing protein codes for MNFSQRLLQLGLKHKLLIPIILLIVIELAITMGIFSRPEMDIYDAWFRFKGRQNPGNQIVIVAIDESSINRIGPLAWPRSVHAELLERLREAKVVGFDMVFDSLSNPAEDQAFAEAIKKHGRVVLASTFSFMKDDTDQVEQRLLTPQQNFLSAGLAGLGFANTPTDPDQVVRRITLVDINTFDIPFPSFGLAVALVAEGIDPRNITLSKDHLLVGKKMIPIDSANRALANFWGPRETFKTIGYADVLEGRVPTSFFKDKIVLIGDTTAMGHDELSTPYTTTNMVLSGALPTPGVEIHASAVNSFILNGWFRQVPPYVNFIFLVLAGLTTSIMVSGGGPWKGLVGTLFLVTLSMGIVFALWQSHWWLNLAAPVTLIFLTYAVTTATEFLQAEMARRKTKAIFSRYLSPDVVNELIQNNDSLSLGGKRQDLTIMFCDIRGFTAYSEGKPPEEVVNRLNEYLTAITRVVFNHGGMLDKYLGDGLMAIFGAPIFYEDHIERAILAAVEIQEAIEMLNQKWAEQGAPPLNVGVGINSGSVLVGNVGSPERMDYTVIGEDVNLASRVEGLTKNFGALIVISERSVQQLPDTCGLKSSLRFLGQAEVKGFSHPVGVYTIEK; via the coding sequence ATGAACTTTTCTCAAAGATTATTACAGCTTGGTCTTAAGCATAAGTTGTTAATTCCGATCATCTTACTTATTGTCATAGAATTAGCTATAACTATGGGTATCTTCTCCCGTCCGGAAATGGATATTTATGATGCCTGGTTTCGTTTTAAAGGGCGGCAAAACCCTGGCAATCAAATTGTCATTGTGGCCATTGATGAGTCCTCCATTAATAGAATTGGCCCCCTGGCCTGGCCCAGGTCGGTGCACGCTGAGCTTCTGGAAAGGTTAAGGGAGGCCAAGGTGGTTGGTTTTGATATGGTGTTTGACTCACTCAGTAATCCTGCTGAAGACCAAGCCTTTGCCGAAGCAATTAAGAAACATGGCAGAGTGGTGCTGGCCAGTACCTTCTCTTTTATGAAAGATGATACCGACCAAGTAGAGCAAAGGCTGTTAACACCTCAGCAAAATTTCTTGTCAGCCGGTTTAGCCGGCTTAGGGTTTGCCAATACTCCCACCGATCCAGATCAGGTGGTAAGAAGAATCACTCTGGTTGACATAAACACCTTCGATATCCCCTTTCCTTCCTTTGGTCTGGCTGTGGCCCTGGTTGCCGAAGGCATTGACCCCCGAAATATAACACTTTCTAAGGATCATCTTCTGGTTGGTAAAAAAATGATACCCATTGACAGTGCTAACCGAGCCCTAGCAAATTTCTGGGGTCCCCGGGAAACCTTTAAAACCATTGGTTATGCCGATGTATTAGAGGGAAGAGTTCCCACCAGCTTTTTTAAAGATAAGATCGTTCTTATTGGAGATACCACCGCCATGGGCCACGATGAGTTGTCAACACCTTATACCACAACCAACATGGTATTAAGCGGTGCCTTGCCAACCCCGGGTGTAGAGATCCATGCCTCCGCGGTAAACAGTTTTATTTTGAATGGTTGGTTCCGCCAAGTGCCCCCCTATGTTAATTTTATTTTTCTTGTCTTGGCGGGCTTAACAACTTCTATTATGGTTTCCGGTGGTGGACCTTGGAAGGGTTTAGTGGGCACCCTGTTTTTAGTTACCCTAAGTATGGGCATTGTCTTTGCCCTCTGGCAATCCCATTGGTGGTTGAATTTGGCCGCCCCGGTTACCCTTATTTTTTTGACCTATGCTGTGACCACCGCTACGGAGTTTCTTCAAGCGGAAATGGCCCGTCGCAAAACAAAGGCTATATTCAGTCGGTATCTTTCTCCCGATGTGGTGAATGAGTTAATACAAAACAACGATAGCCTTTCCCTGGGAGGTAAGCGCCAGGATCTTACCATTATGTTCTGTGATATCCGAGGCTTTACAGCCTACAGTGAAGGTAAGCCTCCGGAAGAGGTTGTAAACCGATTAAATGAATACCTGACAGCCATTACCCGAGTTGTTTTTAACCATGGAGGTATGCTGGATAAGTACCTGGGTGATGGCTTGATGGCAATTTTTGGGGCACCCATTTTTTATGAGGATCATATTGAGAGGGCTATCCTGGCTGCGGTGGAAATCCAAGAAGCCATTGAAATGCTGAACCAGAAATGGGCCGAACAGGGTGCCCCGCCGTTAAATGTGGGGGTTGGCATCAATTCCGGCAGTGTCCTAGTCGGTAATGTGGGTAGTCCCGAACGCATGGATTATACCGTCATTGGTGAAGATGTAAATCTAGCCTCCCGGGTGGAAGGGTTGACGAAAAATTTTGGTGCTTTGATTGTTATCAGTGAGCGTTCGGTGCAGCAACTGCCCGATACCTGTGGACTGAAATCATCCTTGAGATTTCTAGGCCAAGCTGAGGTGAAAGGTTTTAGTCACCCTGTGGGGGTCTATACCATTGAAAAGTAG